From Gemmatimonadaceae bacterium, a single genomic window includes:
- the flgC gene encoding flagellar basal body rod protein FlgC, producing the protein MTSPISSSSFPSFPPMPRTDAPRPMFSALAIASSGLSAQRTRMEIVAQNLANAETTHTAQGGPYHRRVVNLEAIGPDGSVTTTTTTTGVAPATPGAAGTVGAGGTAGTAGTASAAVNAAAAATQNALATATTSSFDGTDATGGVRVASIGEDKTDGPMVYDPGHPDADKNGYVHMPNVNMTDEMMDLMNSRRLYEANATVFQVARAMLHKAIDI; encoded by the coding sequence ATGACGAGCCCCATCAGCAGCAGCAGCTTCCCGAGCTTTCCTCCCATGCCACGCACCGATGCGCCGCGCCCGATGTTCAGCGCGCTCGCGATCGCGTCGAGTGGCTTGTCGGCGCAGCGCACGCGGATGGAGATCGTCGCACAGAATCTCGCGAACGCCGAGACGACGCACACGGCGCAGGGCGGCCCGTATCATCGCCGCGTTGTGAATCTCGAGGCGATCGGACCCGACGGATCCGTCACGACGACGACGACAACGACCGGCGTCGCTCCGGCAACGCCGGGCGCCGCAGGCACTGTGGGCGCCGGCGGTACTGCTGGTACCGCTGGTACCGCGAGTGCCGCCGTCAATGCAGCCGCCGCGGCGACACAGAACGCGCTCGCCACCGCGACGACCTCCTCGTTCGACGGCACCGACGCCACCGGCGGCGTGCGCGTGGCGTCGATCGGCGAAGACAAGACGGACGGCCCGATGGTCTACGACCCGGGCCACCCCGACGCCGACAAGAATGGATACGTCCACATGCCGAACGTGAACATGACGGACGAAATGATGGATCTCATGAACTCGCGCCGCCTGTACGAGGCCAACGCCACGGTCTTTCAGGTCGCGCGGGCGATGTTGCACAAAGCGATCGATATCTAA
- the fliE gene encoding flagellar hook-basal body complex protein FliE, whose product MTAPIGGMGGFGGPSSFGGPTGPRKLGLDIAGENSIAGSGQSRPGGGSFGDTLTRALNQVSATQDVAQNYIQQFVQGQPVELHQVMAASEEASISLEMLVELRNKVMDAYKTVMQMG is encoded by the coding sequence ATGACCGCACCGATCGGTGGCATGGGCGGGTTCGGCGGACCTTCGAGCTTCGGTGGTCCGACCGGCCCGCGCAAGCTCGGGCTCGACATCGCCGGCGAGAACAGCATCGCGGGGTCCGGCCAGTCGCGGCCCGGCGGTGGATCGTTCGGCGACACGCTGACGCGCGCGCTCAATCAGGTGAGCGCCACGCAGGATGTCGCCCAGAACTACATCCAACAATTCGTGCAAGGCCAACCGGTGGAGCTGCACCAGGTGATGGCGGCGAGTGAAGAAGCGTCGATCTCGCTCGAGATGCTCGTCGAGCTTCGCAACAAAGTGATGGATGCGTACAAGACCGTCATGCAGATGGGATGA
- the fliF gene encoding flagellar basal-body MS-ring/collar protein FliF: MPDFSSLFDRIGGPRRAVMLGVGLVAAILIFAVSQWAGAPTWVPALSGVPLESVSAMTDKLDQAGVKYRLERGGADIMVAAGDLAKARVALAKGGIPNAGRPGMELFDQPSWGMTDFTQRINYRRALEGELERTVGQMRGIDKAQVHLVMHETDGFAAQDKPTEASVVLKLKSGDPDPEIVKGIAHLVASSVEGLTSEHVTIVDDAGRLLSEGEEASSPTGLTSRQLAMQREVEDYLRDKAEKIVAQMVGTTNLRVQVSAAMSFDHVERTVAAVDPEKQAVTAEQKAEIVPGAQGGAGQNNTSTTYENTRSTEQFVAAPGTIKRLTVAVAVADRAPATAAKGKTASPTPRSAAELQQIETLVRSAVGADSTRGDVVSVVSVPFAPIAVAPPDVPHTDIIKVVQTAQRPLLGILGLVLIIVIALISLKSLKSAGASTHAVMQLPRAETHPPQPALVAGANPLIPVVMPTNTMRDKVNSTIEQQPDVAARVVRAWLKEA; encoded by the coding sequence ATGCCTGATTTCTCTTCGCTCTTCGATCGTATCGGTGGACCGCGCCGCGCAGTCATGCTCGGCGTCGGCCTCGTCGCGGCCATCCTGATCTTCGCCGTCTCGCAGTGGGCGGGGGCGCCGACGTGGGTGCCTGCGCTCTCCGGCGTTCCGCTGGAGAGTGTCTCCGCCATGACGGACAAGCTCGATCAAGCGGGCGTGAAGTATCGCCTCGAGCGCGGCGGCGCCGACATCATGGTCGCCGCCGGCGATCTCGCGAAGGCGCGCGTGGCGCTGGCGAAGGGCGGCATTCCGAACGCGGGCCGCCCGGGCATGGAGCTGTTCGATCAGCCGTCGTGGGGCATGACGGATTTCACACAGCGCATCAACTACCGCCGCGCGCTCGAGGGAGAGCTGGAGCGGACGGTCGGGCAGATGCGCGGCATCGACAAGGCGCAGGTGCATCTCGTGATGCACGAGACCGACGGATTCGCGGCGCAGGACAAGCCGACGGAAGCGAGCGTGGTGCTCAAGCTCAAGAGCGGCGATCCGGATCCCGAGATCGTGAAAGGCATCGCACACCTCGTCGCGTCGAGCGTCGAAGGGCTCACGAGCGAGCACGTCACGATCGTCGACGACGCCGGCCGCTTGCTCTCTGAAGGAGAGGAAGCCTCGTCACCCACGGGGCTGACCAGCCGCCAGCTCGCCATGCAGCGTGAAGTCGAGGACTATCTCCGCGACAAGGCGGAGAAGATCGTCGCGCAGATGGTCGGCACCACCAACCTTCGCGTGCAGGTCTCCGCCGCGATGAGCTTCGATCACGTCGAGCGCACCGTCGCCGCCGTCGATCCCGAAAAACAGGCCGTCACCGCCGAGCAGAAGGCGGAGATCGTTCCCGGCGCGCAAGGCGGCGCCGGTCAGAACAACACGTCGACGACATACGAGAACACGCGCAGCACCGAGCAGTTCGTCGCCGCGCCGGGCACCATCAAGCGACTCACCGTCGCGGTCGCGGTCGCGGATCGCGCGCCGGCAACGGCGGCGAAGGGCAAGACCGCGTCGCCGACTCCGCGTTCAGCGGCGGAGTTGCAGCAGATCGAAACGCTCGTGCGCAGTGCGGTCGGCGCCGACTCCACGCGCGGCGACGTCGTGTCGGTCGTGAGCGTTCCGTTCGCGCCGATCGCGGTGGCACCACCCGACGTGCCGCACACCGACATCATCAAAGTGGTGCAGACGGCGCAACGTCCGCTGCTTGGGATTCTCGGGTTGGTGCTGATCATCGTGATCGCGCTGATCAGCCTCAAGTCGCTCAAGTCCGCGGGTGCGTCGACGCATGCGGTGATGCAGCTGCCGCGCGCGGAAACGCATCCGCCGCAGCCGGCGCTCGTCGCGGGCGCGAATCCGCTCATTCCCGTCGTGATGCCGACCAACACGATGCGCGACAAAGTGAACTCGACGATCGAGCAGCAGCCCGACGTCGCCGCGCGCGTCGTACGCGCCTGGTTGAAGGAAGCCTAA
- the fliG gene encoding flagellar motor switch protein FliG: MAAMNLARTHQLQQLTGAQKAAILCMVLGSESAAMITQKLGAEEVEEISFEIARMDRVSTEATEAVLSEWLDIMMAADSIAAGGMEFAREVLEKAFGVQKAGAMLKRIQAQISETAGLHRLRNADPQQLGNMLRGEHPQTVALILAHLDPQHTAHVLKEIDPQFGAEVVLRVARMEKVSPDMLVLIERSIVTETDLGPAQSLTTSGGPAVVAEMLNLVAPSLEKAIMRGVEDKDPALCEQIRNLMFVFEDVVSLDDRSMQRLLREIDVKELALALKSASNEVRNKILGAMSQRASAALKEEMEMLGPARKRDIESAQTAIVAMIRKLEDAGEIVVGGGADDLVV; the protein is encoded by the coding sequence ATGGCGGCAATGAATCTCGCGCGGACGCATCAGCTCCAGCAGCTCACCGGCGCCCAAAAGGCGGCGATCCTGTGCATGGTCCTCGGCTCCGAATCGGCGGCGATGATCACGCAGAAGCTCGGTGCGGAGGAGGTCGAAGAGATCTCCTTCGAGATCGCGCGCATGGATCGCGTGAGCACCGAGGCCACCGAGGCCGTGCTCTCCGAGTGGCTCGACATCATGATGGCGGCCGACTCGATCGCCGCGGGCGGTATGGAGTTCGCCCGCGAAGTGCTCGAGAAGGCGTTCGGCGTGCAGAAGGCCGGCGCGATGCTCAAGCGCATTCAGGCGCAGATCTCCGAGACGGCCGGTCTGCATCGCTTGCGCAACGCGGACCCGCAGCAGCTCGGCAACATGTTGCGCGGTGAGCACCCCCAAACGGTGGCGCTCATCCTGGCGCATCTGGATCCGCAGCACACGGCGCACGTACTCAAGGAAATCGATCCGCAGTTCGGCGCCGAAGTCGTGCTGCGCGTCGCGCGCATGGAAAAGGTCTCGCCGGACATGCTCGTGTTGATCGAGCGGTCGATCGTGACCGAGACGGATCTTGGACCGGCGCAGAGCCTCACGACCTCCGGTGGACCGGCGGTGGTGGCCGAGATGCTCAATCTCGTCGCGCCGTCGCTCGAGAAGGCGATCATGCGCGGCGTCGAGGACAAGGATCCGGCGCTCTGCGAGCAGATTCGCAACCTCATGTTCGTCTTCGAAGACGTCGTCAGCCTCGACGATCGGTCGATGCAGCGCCTGTTGCGCGAGATCGACGTCAAGGAGCTCGCGCTGGCCCTCAAGTCGGCGTCGAACGAAGTCAGGAACAAGATCCTTGGCGCGATGTCGCAGCGTGCGTCGGCCGCGCTCAAGGAAGAGATGGAGATGCTCGGACCCGCGCGGAAGCGCGACATCGAATCGGCGCAGACGGCGATCGTCGCGATGATTCGCAAGCTCGAGGACGCCGGCGAGATCGTGGTCGGCGGAGGCGCGGATGACCTCGTCGTTTAG